The following are encoded in a window of Mustela nigripes isolate SB6536 chromosome 1, MUSNIG.SB6536, whole genome shotgun sequence genomic DNA:
- the PIDD1 gene encoding p53-induced death domain-containing protein 1 isoform X1 has protein sequence MAAEAERLEPEAAAPEDAVGEVADVVDGEPGDPHLLLGNRLNLHLYPRGCHRLSQLCAQRAPRLLEVEFLQLSGHEDPRLLEATLAQVPANLQHLRSLVLRGGQQQDVLGACSRGFLTTLPAGLSGLARLAHLDLSFNSLETLPACVPHMRGLSTLLLSYNRLSELPDSLGALPSLSFLSVSHNCLRALPPALGSLSALQRLDLSENLLDILPPEIGDLSSLTELNLASNRLQGLPISLVGLRSLRFLILHSNLLTSVPSGLAHLPLLARLDLRDNQLRDVPPELLDAPFARLQGNPLGKALPASHSAPETPVTCEMPRLFLNSDLDSFLVTPQGCLVTLACGVRLRFPAGATADPVNIHYRLRLPEPRLVPLGPHDALLSAVLELRPHGVAFQQEVDLWLLFVPPRARRCREVVVRTLSDDSWSDLETHLEEEAPKRLWAHCQVPHFSWFLVVSRPVSNTCLVPPEGTLLCSSGHPGVKVTFPPGATDEPRRVRMQVVHMASRELRALLEEPGAAASPLLCLSQRGTASFLQPVTVQLPLPPGVTGLSLDRTCLHLLYWAPPAAAWDDITAQAALEITHLYARFRVTHFSWSVPPAPASSAPTLQRTRVPPTLIPGPRRYWLWHTTKSCVQGLARKAWERLRLHQVNLIALQRRRDPEQVLLQCLPRRKVDATLQRLLDRYRGPEPSDTVEMFEGEKFFAAFEKGIDVDADRPDCVEGRICFVFYSHLKNLKEVYVTTALDRRAQAVRGQVSFYRGAVSEEVPEEAAAARQRKGADPLWMATLPIKLPRLRGSQGPEQGRGASLSLAPLNLGDAETGFLTQSNLLNVAGRLGTDWPAVALHLGMPYRELQRIRHEFRDDLDGQIRCMLFSWAERQAGQPGAVGLLVRALEQSDRLDIAEEVRAILELGRQKYKDSIQRASLAPRDLAPPKRSSSQAPESAQA, from the exons ATGGCTGCAGAGGCGGAGCGGCTGGAGCCCGAGGCAGCTGCTCCAGAAGATGCTGTGGGAGAGGTTGCGGATGTTGTGGATGGCGAGCCTGGGGACCCCCATCTCCTGCTTGGGAACCGGTTGAACCTGcacctgtacccccggggctgCCACCGGCTGTCACAGCTGTGTGCCCAGCGGGCCCCGCGGCTGCTGGAAGTGGAGTTCTTGCAACTGAGTGGCCACGAGGACCCTCGGCTGCTGGAGGCCACCCTGGCCCAGGTGCCGGCCAACCTGCAGCACCTTCGCTCCCTGGTCCTCAGAG GTGGACAACAGCAGGACGTGCTGGGGGCTTGCTCCCGGGGCTTCCTCACCACACTGCCCGCCGGCCTGAGTGGCTTGGCCCGCTTGGCCCACCTAGATCTGAGCTTCAATAGCCTGGAGACCCTGCCGGCCTGTGTCCCGCACATGCGTGGCCTGAGCACCCTCCTGCTGTCTTACAATCGCCTCTCAGAGCTCCCGGATTCCCTTGgagctcttccttccctctccttcctctctgtgaGCCACAACTGCCTGCGAGCGCTGCCCCCAGCGCTGGGATCCCTGTCCGCCCTGCAGCGCCTTGATCTCTCAGAGAACCTTCTAGACATCCTGCCCCCAGAGATTGGAGACCTGAGCAGCCTCACCGAGCTCAATCTGGCTTCCAACCGGCTGCAAGGCCTGCCAATCTCCCTTG tgggGCTGCGGTCCTTGCGGTTCCTTATTTTGCACAGCAATCTCCTGACCTCAGTGCCCTCTGGCCTGGCCCACCTCCCGCTGCTTGCCCGGCTGGATCTGAGGGACAACCAGCTTCGGGACGTGCCTCCCGAGCTACTGGACGCCCCCTTTGCGCGCCTTCAGGGGAACCCCCTGGGCAAGGCTCTACCTGCCTCCCACAGTGCCCCAG AGACGCCTGTGACCTGCGAAATGCCCAGACTGTTCCTGAACTCAGACTTGGACAG CTTCCTGGTGACTCCCCAAGGCTGCTTGGTGACCCTGGCCTGTGGGGTCCGCCTGAGGTTTCCTGCTGGGGCCACCGCTGACCCTGTCAACATCCACTATCGACTCCGGCTGCCGGAGCCACGCCTTGTCCCCTTGGGTCCCCATGACGCCCTGCTCAGCGCTGTCCTGGAGCTGCGGCCCCACGGGGTGGCCTTCCAGCAG GAGGTGGACCTGTGGCTGCTCTTTGTGCCCCCCCGGGCCCGGCGCTGCCGTGAGGTGGTGGTCAGGACCCTGAGTGACGACAGCTGGAGCGACTTGGAGACGCACCTGGAGGAAGAGGCACCCAAG CGGCTCTGGGCTCActgccaggtgccccacttctcgTGGTTCCTCGTGGTTTCACGTCCTGTATCCAACACCTGCCTTGTGCCACCGGAGGGGACATTGCTGTGCTCCTCTGGACATCCTGGGGTCAAAGTCACATTCCCTCCTGGTGCCACCGATGAGCCTCGTCGCGTCCGCATGCAG GTGGTGCACATGGCCAGCAGAGAGCTTCGAGCCCTCCTTGAGGAGCCCGGGGCGGCGGCCAGCCCCCTGCTGTGCCTCTCCCAGCGTGGCACCGCCAGCTTCCTCCAGCCTGTCACCGTGCAGCTGCCTCTGCCCCCTGGTGTCACAG GCCTGAGTCTGGATCGCACTTGTCTTCACCTGCTGTACTGGGCACCCCCTGCTGCGGCCTGGGATGACATCACAGCCCAGGCGGCGCTGGAGATCACCCACCTGTATGCTCGCTTCCGGGTCACACACTTCTCTTGGTCAGTGCCCCCGGCCCCAGCTTCCTCGGCCCCCACCCTGCAGCGCACCCGAGTGCCGCCCACGCTCATCCCGGGCCCTCGCAGGTACTGGCTCTGGCACACCACCAAGAGCTGTGTGCAGGGCCTGGCTCGGAAGGCCTGGGAGCGCCTGCGGCTGCACCAGGTCAACCTCATCGCCCTGCAGCGGCGCCGGGACCCCGAGCAGGTCCTGCTCCAGTGTCTGCCCCGCCGCAAG gTGGATGCCACCCTGCAGCGGCTGCTGGACCGGTACCGAGGCCCTGAGCCCTCTGACACGGTGGAGATGTTCGAGGGCGAAAAATTCTTTGCTGCCTTCGAGAAGGGTATTGACGTGGATGCTG ATCGCCCAGACTGTGTGGAGGGCAGGATCTGCTTCGTGTTTTACTCACACTTGAAGAACCTGAAGGAGGTGTATGTGACCACTGCCCTGGATCGGCGGGCTCAGGCTGTGAGGGGCCAG GTGTCCTTCTACCGGGGAGCAGTGTCCGAGGAGGTGCCTGAGGAGGCAGCGGCTGCCCGGCAGAGGAAGGGCGCAGACCCCCTGTGGATGGCCACTCTGCCCATCAAGCTGCCG AGACTGCGGGGGTCCCAGGGGCCAGAGCAGGGCCGGGGGGCTAGCCTCTCCCTGGCTCCTCTGAACCTGGGTGATGCTGAGACTGGCTTCCTGACCCAGAGCAACCTGCTGAACGTGGCTGGGCGCCTGGGCACTGACTGGCCGGCCGTGGCCCTGCACCTGGGCATGCCCTACCGCGAGCTGCAGCGCATCCGGCACGAGTTCCG ggACGACCTGGATGGCCAGATCCGTTGTATGCTCTTCTCCTGGGCTGAGCGCCAGGCAGGGCAGCCCGGGGCCGTGGGTCTCCTAGTGCGGGCCTTGGAGCAGAGTGACCGGCTGGATATAGCTGAAGAGGTGAGGGCTATCTTGGAGCTCGGCCGCCAAAAGTACAAGGACAGCATCCAGCGTGCAAGCCTTGCCCCCAGGGACCTTGCCCCACCCAAGCGTTCGTCGTCACAGGCCCCAGAGTCTGCCCAGGCC
- the PIDD1 gene encoding p53-induced death domain-containing protein 1 isoform X2 → MAAEAERLEPEAAAPEDAVGEVADVVDGEPGDPHLLLGNRLNLHLYPRGCHRLSQLCAQRAPRLLEVEFLQLSGHEDPRLLEATLAQVPANLQHLRSLVLRGGQQQDVLGACSRGFLTTLPAGLSGLARLAHLDLSFNSLETLPACVPHMRGLSTLLLSYNRLSELPDSLGALPSLSFLSVSHNCLRALPPALGSLSALQRLDLSENLLDILPPEIGDLSSLTELNLASNRLQGLPISLVPSGLAHLPLLARLDLRDNQLRDVPPELLDAPFARLQGNPLGKALPASHSAPETPVTCEMPRLFLNSDLDSFLVTPQGCLVTLACGVRLRFPAGATADPVNIHYRLRLPEPRLVPLGPHDALLSAVLELRPHGVAFQQEVDLWLLFVPPRARRCREVVVRTLSDDSWSDLETHLEEEAPKRLWAHCQVPHFSWFLVVSRPVSNTCLVPPEGTLLCSSGHPGVKVTFPPGATDEPRRVRMQVVHMASRELRALLEEPGAAASPLLCLSQRGTASFLQPVTVQLPLPPGVTGLSLDRTCLHLLYWAPPAAAWDDITAQAALEITHLYARFRVTHFSWSVPPAPASSAPTLQRTRVPPTLIPGPRRYWLWHTTKSCVQGLARKAWERLRLHQVNLIALQRRRDPEQVLLQCLPRRKVDATLQRLLDRYRGPEPSDTVEMFEGEKFFAAFEKGIDVDADRPDCVEGRICFVFYSHLKNLKEVYVTTALDRRAQAVRGQVSFYRGAVSEEVPEEAAAARQRKGADPLWMATLPIKLPRLRGSQGPEQGRGASLSLAPLNLGDAETGFLTQSNLLNVAGRLGTDWPAVALHLGMPYRELQRIRHEFRDDLDGQIRCMLFSWAERQAGQPGAVGLLVRALEQSDRLDIAEEVRAILELGRQKYKDSIQRASLAPRDLAPPKRSSSQAPESAQA, encoded by the exons ATGGCTGCAGAGGCGGAGCGGCTGGAGCCCGAGGCAGCTGCTCCAGAAGATGCTGTGGGAGAGGTTGCGGATGTTGTGGATGGCGAGCCTGGGGACCCCCATCTCCTGCTTGGGAACCGGTTGAACCTGcacctgtacccccggggctgCCACCGGCTGTCACAGCTGTGTGCCCAGCGGGCCCCGCGGCTGCTGGAAGTGGAGTTCTTGCAACTGAGTGGCCACGAGGACCCTCGGCTGCTGGAGGCCACCCTGGCCCAGGTGCCGGCCAACCTGCAGCACCTTCGCTCCCTGGTCCTCAGAG GTGGACAACAGCAGGACGTGCTGGGGGCTTGCTCCCGGGGCTTCCTCACCACACTGCCCGCCGGCCTGAGTGGCTTGGCCCGCTTGGCCCACCTAGATCTGAGCTTCAATAGCCTGGAGACCCTGCCGGCCTGTGTCCCGCACATGCGTGGCCTGAGCACCCTCCTGCTGTCTTACAATCGCCTCTCAGAGCTCCCGGATTCCCTTGgagctcttccttccctctccttcctctctgtgaGCCACAACTGCCTGCGAGCGCTGCCCCCAGCGCTGGGATCCCTGTCCGCCCTGCAGCGCCTTGATCTCTCAGAGAACCTTCTAGACATCCTGCCCCCAGAGATTGGAGACCTGAGCAGCCTCACCGAGCTCAATCTGGCTTCCAACCGGCTGCAAGGCCTGCCAATCTCCCTTG TGCCCTCTGGCCTGGCCCACCTCCCGCTGCTTGCCCGGCTGGATCTGAGGGACAACCAGCTTCGGGACGTGCCTCCCGAGCTACTGGACGCCCCCTTTGCGCGCCTTCAGGGGAACCCCCTGGGCAAGGCTCTACCTGCCTCCCACAGTGCCCCAG AGACGCCTGTGACCTGCGAAATGCCCAGACTGTTCCTGAACTCAGACTTGGACAG CTTCCTGGTGACTCCCCAAGGCTGCTTGGTGACCCTGGCCTGTGGGGTCCGCCTGAGGTTTCCTGCTGGGGCCACCGCTGACCCTGTCAACATCCACTATCGACTCCGGCTGCCGGAGCCACGCCTTGTCCCCTTGGGTCCCCATGACGCCCTGCTCAGCGCTGTCCTGGAGCTGCGGCCCCACGGGGTGGCCTTCCAGCAG GAGGTGGACCTGTGGCTGCTCTTTGTGCCCCCCCGGGCCCGGCGCTGCCGTGAGGTGGTGGTCAGGACCCTGAGTGACGACAGCTGGAGCGACTTGGAGACGCACCTGGAGGAAGAGGCACCCAAG CGGCTCTGGGCTCActgccaggtgccccacttctcgTGGTTCCTCGTGGTTTCACGTCCTGTATCCAACACCTGCCTTGTGCCACCGGAGGGGACATTGCTGTGCTCCTCTGGACATCCTGGGGTCAAAGTCACATTCCCTCCTGGTGCCACCGATGAGCCTCGTCGCGTCCGCATGCAG GTGGTGCACATGGCCAGCAGAGAGCTTCGAGCCCTCCTTGAGGAGCCCGGGGCGGCGGCCAGCCCCCTGCTGTGCCTCTCCCAGCGTGGCACCGCCAGCTTCCTCCAGCCTGTCACCGTGCAGCTGCCTCTGCCCCCTGGTGTCACAG GCCTGAGTCTGGATCGCACTTGTCTTCACCTGCTGTACTGGGCACCCCCTGCTGCGGCCTGGGATGACATCACAGCCCAGGCGGCGCTGGAGATCACCCACCTGTATGCTCGCTTCCGGGTCACACACTTCTCTTGGTCAGTGCCCCCGGCCCCAGCTTCCTCGGCCCCCACCCTGCAGCGCACCCGAGTGCCGCCCACGCTCATCCCGGGCCCTCGCAGGTACTGGCTCTGGCACACCACCAAGAGCTGTGTGCAGGGCCTGGCTCGGAAGGCCTGGGAGCGCCTGCGGCTGCACCAGGTCAACCTCATCGCCCTGCAGCGGCGCCGGGACCCCGAGCAGGTCCTGCTCCAGTGTCTGCCCCGCCGCAAG gTGGATGCCACCCTGCAGCGGCTGCTGGACCGGTACCGAGGCCCTGAGCCCTCTGACACGGTGGAGATGTTCGAGGGCGAAAAATTCTTTGCTGCCTTCGAGAAGGGTATTGACGTGGATGCTG ATCGCCCAGACTGTGTGGAGGGCAGGATCTGCTTCGTGTTTTACTCACACTTGAAGAACCTGAAGGAGGTGTATGTGACCACTGCCCTGGATCGGCGGGCTCAGGCTGTGAGGGGCCAG GTGTCCTTCTACCGGGGAGCAGTGTCCGAGGAGGTGCCTGAGGAGGCAGCGGCTGCCCGGCAGAGGAAGGGCGCAGACCCCCTGTGGATGGCCACTCTGCCCATCAAGCTGCCG AGACTGCGGGGGTCCCAGGGGCCAGAGCAGGGCCGGGGGGCTAGCCTCTCCCTGGCTCCTCTGAACCTGGGTGATGCTGAGACTGGCTTCCTGACCCAGAGCAACCTGCTGAACGTGGCTGGGCGCCTGGGCACTGACTGGCCGGCCGTGGCCCTGCACCTGGGCATGCCCTACCGCGAGCTGCAGCGCATCCGGCACGAGTTCCG ggACGACCTGGATGGCCAGATCCGTTGTATGCTCTTCTCCTGGGCTGAGCGCCAGGCAGGGCAGCCCGGGGCCGTGGGTCTCCTAGTGCGGGCCTTGGAGCAGAGTGACCGGCTGGATATAGCTGAAGAGGTGAGGGCTATCTTGGAGCTCGGCCGCCAAAAGTACAAGGACAGCATCCAGCGTGCAAGCCTTGCCCCCAGGGACCTTGCCCCACCCAAGCGTTCGTCGTCACAGGCCCCAGAGTCTGCCCAGGCC
- the PIDD1 gene encoding p53-induced death domain-containing protein 1 isoform X3, whose protein sequence is MAAEAERLEPEAAAPEDAVGEVADVVDGEPGDPHLLLGNRLNLHLYPRGCHRLSQLCAQRAPRLLEVEFLQLSGHEDPRLLEATLAQVPANLQHLRSLVLRGGQQQDVLGACSRGFLTTLPAGLSGLARLAHLDLSFNSLETLPACVPHMRGLSTLLLSYNRLSELPDSLGALPSLSFLSVSHNCLRALPPALGSLSALQRLDLSENLLDILPPEIGDLSSLTELNLASNRLQGLPISLVGLRSLRFLILHSNLLTSVPSGLAHLPLLARLDLRDNQLRDVPPELLDAPFARLQGNPLGKALPASHSAPETPVTCEMPRLFLNSDLDSFLVTPQGCLVTLACGVRLRFPAGATADPVNIHYRLRLPEPRLVPLGPHDALLSAVLELRPHGVAFQQEVDLWLLFVPPRARRCREVVVRTLSDDSWSDLETHLEEEAPKRLWAHCQVPHFSWFLVVSRPVSNTCLVPPEGTLLCSSGHPGVKVTFPPGATDEPRRVRMQVVHMASRELRALLEEPGAAASPLLCLSQRGTASFLQPVTVQLPLPPGVTGLSLDRTCLHLLYWAPPAAAWDDITAQAALEITHLYARFRVTHFSWYWLWHTTKSCVQGLARKAWERLRLHQVNLIALQRRRDPEQVLLQCLPRRKVDATLQRLLDRYRGPEPSDTVEMFEGEKFFAAFEKGIDVDADRPDCVEGRICFVFYSHLKNLKEVYVTTALDRRAQAVRGQVSFYRGAVSEEVPEEAAAARQRKGADPLWMATLPIKLPRLRGSQGPEQGRGASLSLAPLNLGDAETGFLTQSNLLNVAGRLGTDWPAVALHLGMPYRELQRIRHEFRDDLDGQIRCMLFSWAERQAGQPGAVGLLVRALEQSDRLDIAEEVRAILELGRQKYKDSIQRASLAPRDLAPPKRSSSQAPESAQA, encoded by the exons ATGGCTGCAGAGGCGGAGCGGCTGGAGCCCGAGGCAGCTGCTCCAGAAGATGCTGTGGGAGAGGTTGCGGATGTTGTGGATGGCGAGCCTGGGGACCCCCATCTCCTGCTTGGGAACCGGTTGAACCTGcacctgtacccccggggctgCCACCGGCTGTCACAGCTGTGTGCCCAGCGGGCCCCGCGGCTGCTGGAAGTGGAGTTCTTGCAACTGAGTGGCCACGAGGACCCTCGGCTGCTGGAGGCCACCCTGGCCCAGGTGCCGGCCAACCTGCAGCACCTTCGCTCCCTGGTCCTCAGAG GTGGACAACAGCAGGACGTGCTGGGGGCTTGCTCCCGGGGCTTCCTCACCACACTGCCCGCCGGCCTGAGTGGCTTGGCCCGCTTGGCCCACCTAGATCTGAGCTTCAATAGCCTGGAGACCCTGCCGGCCTGTGTCCCGCACATGCGTGGCCTGAGCACCCTCCTGCTGTCTTACAATCGCCTCTCAGAGCTCCCGGATTCCCTTGgagctcttccttccctctccttcctctctgtgaGCCACAACTGCCTGCGAGCGCTGCCCCCAGCGCTGGGATCCCTGTCCGCCCTGCAGCGCCTTGATCTCTCAGAGAACCTTCTAGACATCCTGCCCCCAGAGATTGGAGACCTGAGCAGCCTCACCGAGCTCAATCTGGCTTCCAACCGGCTGCAAGGCCTGCCAATCTCCCTTG tgggGCTGCGGTCCTTGCGGTTCCTTATTTTGCACAGCAATCTCCTGACCTCAGTGCCCTCTGGCCTGGCCCACCTCCCGCTGCTTGCCCGGCTGGATCTGAGGGACAACCAGCTTCGGGACGTGCCTCCCGAGCTACTGGACGCCCCCTTTGCGCGCCTTCAGGGGAACCCCCTGGGCAAGGCTCTACCTGCCTCCCACAGTGCCCCAG AGACGCCTGTGACCTGCGAAATGCCCAGACTGTTCCTGAACTCAGACTTGGACAG CTTCCTGGTGACTCCCCAAGGCTGCTTGGTGACCCTGGCCTGTGGGGTCCGCCTGAGGTTTCCTGCTGGGGCCACCGCTGACCCTGTCAACATCCACTATCGACTCCGGCTGCCGGAGCCACGCCTTGTCCCCTTGGGTCCCCATGACGCCCTGCTCAGCGCTGTCCTGGAGCTGCGGCCCCACGGGGTGGCCTTCCAGCAG GAGGTGGACCTGTGGCTGCTCTTTGTGCCCCCCCGGGCCCGGCGCTGCCGTGAGGTGGTGGTCAGGACCCTGAGTGACGACAGCTGGAGCGACTTGGAGACGCACCTGGAGGAAGAGGCACCCAAG CGGCTCTGGGCTCActgccaggtgccccacttctcgTGGTTCCTCGTGGTTTCACGTCCTGTATCCAACACCTGCCTTGTGCCACCGGAGGGGACATTGCTGTGCTCCTCTGGACATCCTGGGGTCAAAGTCACATTCCCTCCTGGTGCCACCGATGAGCCTCGTCGCGTCCGCATGCAG GTGGTGCACATGGCCAGCAGAGAGCTTCGAGCCCTCCTTGAGGAGCCCGGGGCGGCGGCCAGCCCCCTGCTGTGCCTCTCCCAGCGTGGCACCGCCAGCTTCCTCCAGCCTGTCACCGTGCAGCTGCCTCTGCCCCCTGGTGTCACAG GCCTGAGTCTGGATCGCACTTGTCTTCACCTGCTGTACTGGGCACCCCCTGCTGCGGCCTGGGATGACATCACAGCCCAGGCGGCGCTGGAGATCACCCACCTGTATGCTCGCTTCCGGGTCACACACTTCTCTTG GTACTGGCTCTGGCACACCACCAAGAGCTGTGTGCAGGGCCTGGCTCGGAAGGCCTGGGAGCGCCTGCGGCTGCACCAGGTCAACCTCATCGCCCTGCAGCGGCGCCGGGACCCCGAGCAGGTCCTGCTCCAGTGTCTGCCCCGCCGCAAG gTGGATGCCACCCTGCAGCGGCTGCTGGACCGGTACCGAGGCCCTGAGCCCTCTGACACGGTGGAGATGTTCGAGGGCGAAAAATTCTTTGCTGCCTTCGAGAAGGGTATTGACGTGGATGCTG ATCGCCCAGACTGTGTGGAGGGCAGGATCTGCTTCGTGTTTTACTCACACTTGAAGAACCTGAAGGAGGTGTATGTGACCACTGCCCTGGATCGGCGGGCTCAGGCTGTGAGGGGCCAG GTGTCCTTCTACCGGGGAGCAGTGTCCGAGGAGGTGCCTGAGGAGGCAGCGGCTGCCCGGCAGAGGAAGGGCGCAGACCCCCTGTGGATGGCCACTCTGCCCATCAAGCTGCCG AGACTGCGGGGGTCCCAGGGGCCAGAGCAGGGCCGGGGGGCTAGCCTCTCCCTGGCTCCTCTGAACCTGGGTGATGCTGAGACTGGCTTCCTGACCCAGAGCAACCTGCTGAACGTGGCTGGGCGCCTGGGCACTGACTGGCCGGCCGTGGCCCTGCACCTGGGCATGCCCTACCGCGAGCTGCAGCGCATCCGGCACGAGTTCCG ggACGACCTGGATGGCCAGATCCGTTGTATGCTCTTCTCCTGGGCTGAGCGCCAGGCAGGGCAGCCCGGGGCCGTGGGTCTCCTAGTGCGGGCCTTGGAGCAGAGTGACCGGCTGGATATAGCTGAAGAGGTGAGGGCTATCTTGGAGCTCGGCCGCCAAAAGTACAAGGACAGCATCCAGCGTGCAAGCCTTGCCCCCAGGGACCTTGCCCCACCCAAGCGTTCGTCGTCACAGGCCCCAGAGTCTGCCCAGGCC
- the RPLP2 gene encoding large ribosomal subunit protein P2, whose translation MRYVASYLLAALGGNASPSAKDIKKILDSVGIEADDDRLNKVISELNGKNLEDVIAQGIGKLASVPAGGAVAVSAAPGSAAPAAGAAPAAAEEKKDEKKEESEESDDDMGFGLFD comes from the exons ATGCGCTACGTCGCCTCCTACCTGCTGGCCGCCCTCGGGGGCAACGCCTCCCCCAGCGCCAAGGACATCAAGAAGATCCTGGACAGCGTGGGCATCGAGGCGGATGACGACCGGCTCAACAAG GTCATCAGTGAGCTGAACGGGAAGAACCTGGAAGACGTCATCGCCCAGG GGATCGGCAAGCTGGCCAGTGTTCCTGCTGGTGGGGCCGTTGCCGTCTCTGCCGCCCCAGGATCTGCCGCTCCGGCTGCTGGCGCCGCCCCTGCCGCGG ctgaggaaaagaaagacGAGAAGAAGGAGGAGTCGGAGGAGTCGGATGACGACATGGGGTTCGGCTTGTTCGATTAG